Proteins encoded by one window of Armatimonadota bacterium:
- the moeB gene encoding molybdopterin-synthase adenylyltransferase MoeB — protein sequence MAVTHRGPLLSDEQMERYARQIILEELGVAGQRRLLESKVLIIGAGGLGSPVALYLAAAGVGTLGVVDGDRVDLTNLHRQVLHFTHDVGRPKTQSARRTLEDINPDVTVVPYQTVLSSDNALDILRDYDVVVNGSDNFPTRYLVNDAAVFLRKPLVDASILKWEGQATTFLPGSGCYRCLFPTPPPPGAVPSCAEGGIIGALAGFMGTLQALETVKLLLGRGDVLVNRLLIFDALSGEVRTLRWNRNPNCPVCGDHPTITELIDYEAFCGVPGRSAVHAPTAVIASLVPAGASAVGASPAVAVPSADISPQQAKELLDGGEAVLLDVREPWEWTTARIPGARLIPLSELPARLGEVPTDRPVIVYCAVGQRSAAVVQALRAQGHDRAYNIAGGIVAWMNGQYPIEAGPVEAGPAS from the coding sequence ATGGCGGTTACCCACCGCGGTCCGCTGCTCAGTGACGAGCAGATGGAGCGCTACGCGCGGCAGATCATCCTCGAGGAGCTCGGCGTCGCCGGCCAGCGCAGGCTGCTGGAGAGCAAGGTCCTGATCATCGGCGCGGGCGGGCTGGGCAGCCCGGTGGCGCTCTACCTGGCCGCGGCCGGCGTGGGGACGCTGGGCGTGGTGGACGGCGACCGCGTGGACCTCACCAACCTGCACCGGCAGGTGCTGCACTTCACCCACGACGTCGGCCGCCCCAAGACCCAGTCGGCCCGCCGCACCCTGGAGGACATCAACCCCGACGTCACCGTGGTCCCCTACCAGACGGTGCTCAGCAGCGACAACGCCCTGGACATCCTGCGCGACTACGACGTGGTGGTCAACGGCAGCGACAACTTCCCCACCCGGTACCTGGTGAACGACGCCGCCGTCTTCCTGCGCAAGCCCCTGGTGGACGCCAGCATCCTGAAATGGGAGGGGCAGGCCACCACCTTCCTGCCGGGCTCCGGGTGCTACCGCTGCCTGTTCCCGACGCCGCCGCCGCCGGGCGCCGTGCCCTCCTGCGCCGAGGGCGGGATCATCGGCGCGCTGGCCGGCTTCATGGGGACGCTGCAGGCGCTGGAGACGGTGAAGCTCCTGCTTGGACGGGGCGACGTGCTGGTCAACCGTCTGCTGATCTTCGACGCCCTCTCCGGCGAGGTCCGCACCCTGCGCTGGAACCGCAACCCGAACTGCCCGGTGTGCGGCGACCACCCCACGATCACCGAACTGATTGATTATGAAGCCTTCTGCGGCGTGCCGGGCCGTTCCGCCGTCCACGCGCCCACAGCGGTGATCGCCTCCTTGGTGCCGGCCGGAGCGTCGGCCGTCGGAGCATCCCCGGCCGTCGCGGTGCCGTCGGCCGACATCAGCCCGCAGCAGGCCAAGGAACTGCTCGACGGCGGGGAGGCCGTCCTGCTGGACGTCCGCGAGCCGTGGGAGTGGACGACGGCCCGGATCCCCGGCGCCCGGCTCATTCCGCTGAGCGAGCTCCCCGCGCGGCTGGGCGAGGTGCCCACCGACCGTCCCGTGATCGTGTACTGCGCCGTGGGCCAGCGCAGCGCCGCCGTGGTGCAGGCGCTGCGCGCGCAGGGGCACGATCGCGCGTACAACATCGCGGGCGGGATCGTGGCCTGGATGAACGGGCAGTATCCCATAGAAGCGGGCCCGGTCGAGGCGGGCCCCGCGTCCTGA
- a CDS encoding zinc-binding dehydrogenase gives MDVVRTRAVVFHSPDDLRLETVSLPAPGPGGLLVRIRACGLCPGEAMDWYMARKAPLVLGHEPVGEVVACGAAVREFAPGDRVFVHHHAPCLRCRACRRGDYVHCATWRRTRLIPGGLAQFAVVPEEIVAGDTLLVPEEVSDEAATFIEPLATVVKSIRRGRLRAGDRILIIGLGVMGLLHVMLARRLGAGEIFAADRVPRRLASAREAGADHVIDVRETPPAQVVRDVTAGEGADVVIVGPGSIEAIQAGFEAAAPGGTLVLFTPTEPEARWMLPVHDAYFREVSVVPSYSCGPADTREALALIRGGMPVETLVTHRLPLDEAPEGYRLVREAADALKVVVRP, from the coding sequence ATGGACGTAGTCCGCACGCGCGCCGTCGTCTTCCACAGCCCCGACGATCTGCGATTGGAGACGGTCAGCCTGCCCGCCCCCGGTCCGGGCGGGTTGCTGGTGCGGATCCGCGCCTGCGGCCTCTGCCCGGGCGAGGCGATGGACTGGTACATGGCGCGCAAGGCGCCGCTGGTCCTGGGGCACGAGCCGGTGGGCGAAGTGGTCGCCTGCGGCGCGGCGGTGCGGGAGTTCGCCCCGGGAGACCGCGTCTTCGTGCACCACCACGCGCCCTGCCTGCGCTGCCGCGCCTGCCGCCGCGGGGACTATGTCCACTGCGCGACCTGGCGGCGCACGCGGTTGATTCCGGGCGGGCTGGCGCAGTTCGCGGTGGTCCCCGAGGAGATCGTTGCCGGCGACACCCTGCTGGTCCCCGAGGAGGTCTCCGACGAAGCGGCGACCTTCATCGAGCCGCTGGCCACCGTGGTGAAGTCGATCCGGCGCGGCCGCCTGCGGGCCGGAGACCGCATCCTGATCATCGGGCTCGGCGTCATGGGGCTCCTCCACGTCATGCTGGCCCGGAGGCTGGGGGCGGGGGAGATCTTCGCCGCGGACCGCGTCCCCCGCCGCCTGGCCAGTGCCCGCGAGGCCGGCGCCGACCACGTCATCGACGTTCGGGAGACACCGCCGGCGCAGGTCGTCCGAGACGTCACCGCCGGCGAAGGGGCGGACGTGGTCATCGTCGGCCCCGGCTCGATCGAGGCCATCCAGGCCGGCTTCGAGGCCGCCGCCCCCGGCGGCACCCTTGTCCTGTTCACGCCCACGGAACCCGAGGCCCGCTGGATGCTGCCGGTCCACGACGCGTACTTTCGGGAGGTGAGCGTGGTGCCGTCGTACTCCTGCGGTCCCGCCGACACCCGCGAGGCGCTGGCCCTCATCCGCGGGGGCATGCCGGTAGAGACCCTCGTCACCCACCGCCTGCCTCTCGACGAGGCTCCGGAAGGGTACCGTCTGGTGCGCGAGGCCGCCGACGCCCTGAAGGTGGTGGTGCGGCCGTGA
- a CDS encoding CBS domain-containing protein yields MNIRHVLAQKGGQVYTVGPDQTVREALALLAAHNVGALVVVDREGRPVGIISERDIVRAAVADEQLFGRPVRQLMTRELIVASPEDDLRVVAHTMTERRIRHLPVVMGDRLVGIVSIGDLVKAQRDAYEGEIDILEARVTPEHP; encoded by the coding sequence ATGAACATCCGGCACGTGCTGGCGCAAAAAGGCGGCCAGGTCTACACGGTCGGTCCGGACCAGACGGTGCGCGAGGCCCTGGCGCTCCTCGCCGCGCACAACGTCGGCGCGCTGGTGGTGGTCGATCGGGAGGGCCGGCCGGTGGGGATCATCTCGGAACGGGACATCGTCCGCGCCGCCGTTGCCGACGAGCAGCTCTTCGGCCGGCCGGTGCGGCAGTTGATGACCCGCGAGCTCATCGTCGCCTCGCCGGAGGACGACCTGCGGGTCGTGGCCCATACCATGACCGAGCGGCGGATCCGGCACCTGCCGGTGGTCATGGGAGACCGCCTGGTGGGTATCGTTTCTATCGGGGATCTCGTGAAGGCGCAGCGCGACGCATACGAGGGCGAGATCGACATCCTGGAAGCGCGCGTGACCCCGGAGCATCCATGA
- a CDS encoding HNH endonuclease yields MSAHTDVQRSLGDVPRPFGSEALASIGRLSDGELLARVRDLAQREREGTAALIAHLAVLDRRRLYLREGYSSLFTYCTRALHFSESAAYWRIEAARAAQKFPLVLDRLADGSVHLTAVVLLAPHLTPANHRELLTAAVHKTKREVDELIAALRPRPPVPSAIRRLPGVSLPSPSQAASRFAGELPVAPPPGAPIPDASPADLARSDPTPPDTTPTVAAPPDATPPDVTSPDVTSPDAPTGPADTVRLRMGRVEPLAPRCYKVQFTASEELCAKLRRAQEMLRHQIPDGDLAQLIDRAVTLLLERLAAQKYGVTQGGAKDRDTGSGGRRAGANSRYIPAAVRRAVYERDEGRCAFVSASGRRCGERAFLEFHHVVPYSLGGEATVENIQLRCRAHNGFEAERCFGRRPPPGGRT; encoded by the coding sequence ATGAGTGCACACACCGATGTCCAACGATCGCTCGGTGATGTCCCCAGACCGTTCGGTTCGGAGGCGCTGGCCAGCATCGGGCGGCTCTCCGACGGCGAACTGCTCGCCCGGGTGCGGGATCTGGCTCAACGCGAACGGGAAGGCACCGCCGCCCTCATCGCCCACCTGGCTGTCCTGGACCGGCGCCGACTCTACCTTCGGGAAGGCTACTCCTCGCTCTTCACGTACTGCACGCGGGCCCTCCACTTCTCGGAGAGCGCCGCCTACTGGCGGATCGAGGCAGCCCGGGCGGCGCAGAAGTTCCCCCTCGTCCTGGACCGGCTGGCCGACGGCTCCGTGCACCTCACGGCGGTGGTTCTGCTCGCGCCGCACCTCACCCCGGCCAACCACCGGGAGCTCCTGACGGCCGCCGTGCACAAGACCAAACGCGAGGTGGACGAACTGATCGCGGCCCTGCGCCCCAGGCCGCCCGTGCCGTCGGCCATCCGCAGGCTGCCGGGGGTGTCCCTGCCGTCTCCATCGCAGGCCGCCTCCCGGTTCGCCGGGGAGTTACCGGTCGCCCCGCCGCCCGGCGCGCCGATACCGGACGCGTCGCCGGCCGACCTCGCACGATCGGACCCCACGCCGCCCGACACAACCCCGACCGTCGCCGCCCCGCCCGACGCCACCCCGCCCGACGTAACGTCGCCCGATGTAACGTCGCCCGACGCGCCGACCGGCCCGGCCGACACCGTCCGCCTGCGAATGGGAAGGGTTGAACCGCTGGCTCCGCGATGCTATAAGGTCCAGTTCACGGCGAGCGAGGAGCTGTGCGCGAAGCTCCGTCGGGCGCAGGAGATGCTTCGTCATCAGATCCCGGACGGGGATCTGGCGCAGCTCATCGATCGGGCGGTCACCCTGCTGCTCGAGCGGCTGGCCGCACAGAAATACGGAGTGACTCAAGGCGGAGCGAAGGACCGCGATACCGGTTCGGGCGGACGGCGCGCCGGCGCCAACTCGCGCTACATCCCCGCCGCCGTCAGACGGGCGGTGTACGAGCGTGATGAAGGACGGTGCGCCTTCGTCTCGGCCAGCGGGCGCCGCTGCGGCGAGCGCGCCTTCTTGGAGTTCCACCATGTCGTGCCGTACAGCCTGGGAGGTGAGGCGACGGTCGAGAACATCCAGTTGCGTTGCAGGGCCCACAACGGTTTCGAGGCGGAACGGTGCTTCGGGCGTCGTCCGCCACCGGGCGGGCGGACCTGA
- a CDS encoding cupin domain-containing protein, with protein MRSRPGRSQISPAPPISSSDAPDAAAAPDPATTQTGSCDLPEPVVDRSALAHRKFDPETFSWEGVPAQVYKRGESGAAGMGWRHVVRHTLAGGDGFAFQLRYFEVGAGGFSSLEKHAHAHTIVVLRGTGTVVAGRNVFQVAPFDLVVIPPDVPHQFVNAGKEPFGFLCSVDARRDAPQALSVRELEALLADPVVGAAIRIADPPDRRR; from the coding sequence GTGAGATCCCGCCCCGGACGGTCCCAGATTTCGCCCGCTCCGCCGATCTCATCCTCAGATGCGCCTGATGCGGCCGCTGCGCCGGATCCGGCGACGACGCAAACCGGCAGTTGCGATCTGCCCGAGCCGGTCGTCGATCGCTCCGCCCTGGCCCACCGAAAGTTCGATCCGGAGACCTTCAGCTGGGAAGGCGTTCCGGCGCAGGTGTACAAGCGGGGCGAGAGCGGAGCGGCGGGCATGGGCTGGCGCCACGTCGTCCGGCACACGCTGGCCGGAGGAGACGGCTTCGCCTTTCAGCTGCGGTACTTCGAGGTGGGCGCCGGCGGATTCAGCAGCCTGGAGAAACACGCCCACGCCCACACCATCGTCGTGCTCCGGGGAACGGGGACGGTCGTCGCCGGCCGCAATGTGTTCCAGGTCGCGCCCTTCGACCTCGTGGTCATCCCGCCGGATGTCCCGCACCAGTTCGTGAACGCGGGGAAGGAGCCGTTCGGCTTCCTGTGTTCGGTGGACGCCCGACGCGATGCGCCGCAGGCACTCTCCGTCCGCGAACTGGAGGCGCTGCTCGCCGACCCGGTGGTGGGCGCGGCGATCCGCATCGCCGACCCGCCGGACCGGCGCCGATGA
- the erpA gene encoding iron-sulfur cluster insertion protein ErpA, protein MITISAAAVAKLRELLANQEQPDLYLRLFVAPGGCEGFTYGMAFDPERHPDDTVIEQGDVRLLVDSASGPYLRGAQIDYITSQMGEGFTVRNPNAVATCGCGHSFHTRHDRGQPQECGCEPDAAAEASGAASEEGATT, encoded by the coding sequence ATGATTACGATCAGCGCTGCGGCCGTCGCCAAGCTGAGGGAACTGCTGGCCAACCAGGAGCAGCCGGATCTGTATCTGCGGCTGTTCGTTGCGCCCGGCGGGTGCGAGGGCTTCACCTACGGGATGGCCTTCGACCCCGAGCGGCATCCCGACGACACGGTGATCGAGCAGGGGGACGTCCGCCTGCTGGTGGACTCCGCCTCCGGTCCCTACCTGCGCGGCGCGCAGATCGATTACATCACCTCCCAGATGGGCGAAGGATTCACGGTGCGCAACCCCAACGCCGTCGCCACCTGCGGCTGCGGCCACTCCTTCCACACGCGCCACGACCGCGGCCAGCCCCAGGAGTGCGGGTGCGAGCCCGACGCCGCAGCGGAGGCATCCGGCGCCGCATCGGAGGAAGGAGCGACGACATGA
- a CDS encoding zinc-binding dehydrogenase, with product MGVSDRHNVVEVHASPAESTAVMRQAVLREPRHIELVTLPVPAPGPGEVVLRVRAALTCGTDLKTYRRGHPKVPFGPFGHECAGDVVAVGREVRGVREGDAAVPLPTAPCGQCAACRRGRHNLCERQFEGIVLGAYADYLLVSEKVAATHLLSKPSGLSYIEAAFLEPLSCVVHAWSRLRPTPVEQVAVVGLGGIGFLHIRMAKAMGVRVIAVGRRRERLALAAAMGADAVVDTEHDDVARKIRDAGDGQGPDVVIECTGSARMWVEVAGWARRGGRVLLFAGLAAGAQVAFDATRLHYDEVDIINSFHYRPADVEEAHRLLATRAIDVRPIVSGVRDLPGIADVFASLDRGHGVKYAILPEAVGWT from the coding sequence ATGGGTGTGTCCGATCGCCACAACGTGGTCGAAGTGCATGCTTCCCCGGCGGAGTCCACGGCGGTGATGCGCCAGGCCGTCCTGCGGGAGCCGCGGCACATCGAGCTGGTCACCCTGCCCGTCCCCGCGCCCGGTCCCGGGGAGGTGGTGCTGCGCGTCCGCGCCGCGCTGACCTGCGGGACCGATCTGAAGACCTACCGGCGCGGCCATCCCAAGGTGCCCTTCGGCCCCTTCGGTCACGAGTGCGCCGGGGACGTCGTTGCGGTCGGCCGCGAGGTGCGCGGGGTGCGCGAAGGCGACGCCGCGGTGCCCCTGCCCACGGCCCCCTGCGGCCAGTGCGCGGCCTGCCGGCGCGGGCGCCACAACCTCTGCGAGCGGCAGTTTGAAGGCATCGTGCTCGGCGCCTACGCCGACTACCTGCTCGTCTCCGAGAAGGTGGCCGCCACCCACCTGCTGAGCAAGCCTTCGGGGCTTTCCTACATCGAGGCGGCGTTCCTGGAGCCGTTGTCCTGCGTGGTGCATGCCTGGAGCCGCCTGCGGCCGACGCCGGTCGAGCAGGTGGCCGTGGTCGGCCTGGGAGGAATCGGCTTCCTGCACATCCGCATGGCCAAGGCGATGGGGGTCCGCGTCATCGCCGTGGGCCGCCGCCGCGAGCGCCTGGCGCTGGCCGCGGCCATGGGCGCCGACGCGGTGGTGGATACCGAGCACGACGACGTGGCCCGCAAGATTCGCGACGCCGGCGACGGGCAGGGCCCCGACGTGGTGATCGAGTGCACCGGCAGCGCGCGCATGTGGGTCGAGGTGGCGGGGTGGGCCCGCCGCGGCGGGCGGGTGCTCCTCTTCGCCGGGCTCGCCGCCGGCGCGCAGGTCGCCTTCGACGCCACCCGGCTGCACTACGACGAGGTGGACATCATCAACAGCTTCCACTACCGCCCGGCGGACGTGGAGGAAGCCCACCGCCTGCTGGCCACCCGCGCCATCGACGTGCGGCCGATCGTGAGCGGCGTGCGGGACCTCCCCGGCATCGCGGACGTCTTCGCCTCCCTGGACCGCGGCCACGGCGTGAAGTACGCGATCCTGCCGGAGGCCGTCGGATGGACGTAG
- a CDS encoding FAD-dependent oxidoreductase encodes MRVPGTEDHPVRVAIIGAGPTGFYAAEQLLSRKDRIASVDVFDRLPTPYGLVRYGVAPDHQKIKSVTAVYDRTASHPRFRFFGNVEYGKHLTLEDLTRHYHQIVFCTGAQTDRRLGIPGEDLAGSYPATEFVAWYNGHPDYTDYRFDLSQEVAAVVGIGNVAVDVARILLRSADELARTDIADYALEALRESRIKEVHMLGRRGPAQAAFTNPEIQELTELPNADATARPEEVALDELSRAAVERTRDYTTMKKVEILQALAARPSRGKPRRLVLRFLVSPTALVGSDGHVREMHLVRNRLEATPAGTLVAKPTGETETLPAGLVFRSVGYRGVPLPGIPFNDKWAVILNDKGRVLDPDTQDPLVGLYTAGWIKRGATGVIGTNKPDAAETAANMQADLDQGRMLAPDHPEPEAIDALVRERQPYAFSYADWRKLNEIEVARGRAAGRPRVKFTRIEEMLAALGRT; translated from the coding sequence ATGAGGGTGCCGGGCACCGAGGATCATCCGGTCCGCGTGGCGATCATCGGCGCCGGGCCCACGGGATTCTACGCCGCGGAGCAGCTCCTCAGCCGGAAGGACCGGATCGCCTCGGTGGACGTCTTCGACCGCCTGCCCACGCCCTACGGCCTGGTCCGCTACGGGGTGGCGCCGGACCACCAGAAGATCAAATCGGTCACCGCCGTCTACGACCGGACGGCCTCGCATCCCCGCTTCCGCTTCTTCGGCAACGTGGAGTACGGGAAACACCTCACCCTCGAAGACCTGACCCGCCACTACCACCAGATCGTCTTCTGCACCGGCGCCCAGACCGACCGCCGCCTGGGCATCCCCGGAGAAGACCTCGCCGGCAGCTATCCGGCCACGGAGTTCGTGGCCTGGTACAACGGCCATCCGGACTACACCGACTACCGCTTCGACCTCTCCCAGGAGGTCGCCGCCGTGGTAGGCATCGGCAACGTGGCCGTGGACGTGGCCCGGATCCTGCTGCGCTCGGCCGACGAACTGGCCCGGACCGACATCGCCGACTACGCGCTCGAGGCGCTGCGCGAGAGCCGGATCAAGGAAGTGCACATGCTCGGCCGGCGCGGGCCGGCCCAGGCCGCCTTCACCAATCCCGAGATCCAGGAGCTCACCGAGCTTCCCAACGCCGACGCCACGGCCCGTCCGGAGGAAGTGGCCCTCGACGAGCTGAGCAGAGCCGCCGTCGAGCGCACCCGGGATTACACCACGATGAAGAAGGTGGAGATCCTCCAGGCCCTCGCCGCCCGGCCCAGCCGCGGCAAACCCCGCCGACTGGTGCTCCGCTTTCTGGTCTCGCCCACGGCGCTGGTCGGATCCGACGGCCACGTGCGGGAGATGCACCTGGTCCGCAACCGGTTGGAAGCCACCCCGGCCGGCACGCTGGTGGCGAAACCCACGGGGGAGACGGAGACGCTTCCCGCGGGGCTGGTCTTCCGCTCCGTGGGCTACCGCGGGGTCCCCCTCCCCGGCATCCCCTTCAACGACAAGTGGGCGGTCATCCTCAACGACAAGGGACGCGTGCTGGATCCCGACACGCAGGACCCCCTGGTCGGACTCTACACCGCGGGGTGGATCAAGCGCGGGGCGACGGGCGTGATCGGCACCAACAAGCCGGATGCCGCCGAGACCGCGGCCAACATGCAGGCCGACCTGGATCAGGGCCGCATGCTGGCCCCCGACCATCCCGAGCCGGAGGCCATAGACGCGCTGGTCCGGGAGCGGCAGCCCTACGCCTTCTCCTACGCGGACTGGCGGAAGCTGAACGAGATCGAGGTGGCCCGGGGCCGGGCGGCCGGCCGCCCCCGCGTTAAGTTCACCCGCATCGAGGAGATGCTCGCCGCCCTGGGCCGGACGTAG
- a CDS encoding BTAD domain-containing putative transcriptional regulator, with protein sequence MDPTILPAKLQIPLAQPKTLHRARLTRRLDEALHRPATIIAADAGFGKSTLVAAYLADEGRPAVWYRLDRGDSDPALFAAHLLHGLRPYLPRQAHAAAVGGLGHVTDWRVASHLLSVSLHRLRTDVVIVLDDFHLLDAPQLAEAITRLIETLPARARLALLTRSRPAFPLARWRIEGRLAEIGTEDLRFTAEEVRDLLVGLHGLPLSEASLHLIGARTEGWPAGIVLALHAAITRGPQAVAQSLSTLSGSTREIYDYLAQEAYERQAPPVQRFLLASAVVAQFSVPLVEALLDTPADELRTIVDHLERSHLFIVPLDRERLWYRYHHLFQEFLRQVGAEQDQEWIRDIHRRAAAWWERAGDVHEAMTHLAAAGETRRAAHLLSANGTDIVSRGHLETIRRWLAALPEPFWHAAPRLYYIRGLAQLIAGTPRQAVRSLQQSRQVLRAAGDVEGETMAVRWLVNAAAWEGEIDLLSRLLPQITELETRLPDGALIPRAHLHAAAGRIALWTGDLQGAEARCRGGREAAAASGDAYTEIWCARALTDLLMTTGRFSEAAGVYEEIIASARARDWWHEAAHLHTELAEVLLFLGRLDEAERHLGEARLLQATIPCLVLKAELAHKTAQAAGRQGARDRAEAILRELLGPGEGATPYGLWRFLAAVDLSILLAETAPGEALRLAEEAVAQGSRFGVVRHGQALFAAGLAGRSSEQCRDAAAAFARASAPHWQALSLLHAAALAPAGDRTALRAQALLALRGLTPEGWEFLLARVFPGILAPYRDDPAIRARAAPPARPNMPRLTVRCLGPFTVIRDGIPLGQNDWPRAAPRRLLQYLLIQDRPVHREEVIEHLWPGADPQRGANQLRVALAHLRRVLEPDRPARAPSRLVLSSASTLAVARDRLDVDLDRFRAAIAKGASGAGPERTRALIEAVSLYRGPLFADDPYEEWAHVHRERLVRQFLEALRLLAEEEEQMGRHEDALTRWRAAVEADPYAEQAYRGMMRCSLALGRSADALRAFAACTQALAGIDAAPSSETLALRDLVPVPPTR encoded by the coding sequence GTGGATCCGACAATCCTGCCGGCCAAACTGCAGATCCCACTCGCGCAACCCAAGACGCTTCATCGCGCCCGCCTGACGCGGCGGCTCGATGAAGCGCTACACCGGCCGGCCACGATCATCGCCGCCGATGCGGGATTTGGGAAGAGCACGCTGGTCGCGGCCTATCTCGCCGACGAGGGCCGCCCGGCGGTGTGGTACCGGCTGGATCGGGGGGACAGCGATCCAGCGCTCTTCGCCGCGCACCTCCTGCACGGACTCCGGCCCTACCTACCGCGCCAGGCGCACGCGGCGGCCGTCGGCGGTCTCGGCCATGTCACGGACTGGCGGGTGGCGAGCCACCTGCTCTCCGTCAGCCTCCACCGCCTGCGGACCGATGTCGTCATCGTGCTCGACGACTTTCATCTGCTCGACGCGCCGCAGCTCGCGGAGGCGATCACCCGCCTGATCGAAACGCTGCCGGCGCGCGCCCGCCTCGCGCTGCTCACCCGGAGCAGACCGGCCTTCCCGCTGGCCCGGTGGCGGATCGAGGGTCGCCTCGCGGAGATCGGGACCGAAGATCTCCGGTTCACGGCGGAGGAGGTGCGCGACCTCCTCGTCGGCCTGCACGGGCTGCCGCTGTCGGAGGCCTCGCTCCACCTCATCGGCGCCCGGACCGAGGGGTGGCCGGCCGGGATCGTGCTGGCGCTGCACGCGGCGATCACGCGCGGTCCGCAGGCGGTCGCCCAGTCCTTGAGCACCCTGTCGGGATCGACGCGCGAGATCTACGACTATCTGGCCCAGGAGGCCTACGAGCGCCAGGCGCCCCCGGTCCAGCGGTTCCTGCTGGCCTCGGCCGTCGTCGCCCAGTTCAGCGTGCCCCTGGTCGAGGCGCTCCTCGACACTCCGGCGGACGAGCTCCGGACGATCGTCGATCATCTGGAACGCAGCCACCTGTTCATCGTTCCGCTGGACAGGGAGCGCCTGTGGTACCGGTATCATCACCTCTTCCAGGAGTTCCTCCGGCAGGTCGGAGCCGAGCAGGACCAGGAGTGGATCCGCGACATCCATCGGCGCGCCGCCGCCTGGTGGGAACGCGCCGGCGACGTCCACGAGGCGATGACCCACCTCGCGGCGGCTGGGGAAACCCGGCGGGCGGCACATCTGCTGAGCGCCAACGGGACCGACATCGTCTCCCGCGGACACCTGGAAACCATCCGCCGCTGGCTGGCGGCGCTGCCCGAGCCCTTCTGGCACGCGGCGCCGCGTCTGTACTACATCCGGGGACTGGCCCAGCTCATCGCCGGGACTCCCCGGCAGGCCGTGCGGTCGCTCCAGCAGTCCCGCCAGGTGCTTCGCGCCGCCGGCGATGTCGAGGGAGAAACCATGGCCGTCCGCTGGCTGGTCAATGCCGCCGCCTGGGAGGGCGAGATCGACCTGCTCTCCCGACTGCTCCCCCAGATCACCGAACTGGAAACGCGACTGCCGGACGGCGCGCTGATCCCCCGCGCCCATCTCCACGCCGCGGCGGGCCGGATCGCGCTGTGGACCGGAGATCTTCAGGGCGCCGAAGCACGCTGCCGCGGAGGCCGGGAGGCGGCCGCCGCGAGCGGCGACGCGTACACCGAGATCTGGTGCGCTCGGGCCCTGACCGACCTGCTCATGACCACCGGAAGGTTCTCCGAGGCCGCGGGCGTCTACGAGGAGATCATCGCCTCCGCCCGGGCGCGCGACTGGTGGCACGAAGCCGCCCACCTGCACACCGAGCTGGCCGAAGTGCTGCTGTTCCTGGGCCGGCTGGACGAGGCCGAACGCCACCTGGGCGAGGCCCGGCTGCTGCAGGCGACGATCCCCTGCCTGGTCCTGAAGGCCGAACTGGCCCATAAGACCGCCCAGGCCGCCGGGCGACAGGGGGCGCGGGACCGCGCGGAGGCGATCCTGCGGGAACTGCTCGGCCCAGGAGAGGGCGCGACGCCTTACGGTCTCTGGCGCTTTCTTGCCGCGGTGGACCTCAGCATTCTGCTGGCGGAGACGGCTCCAGGTGAAGCCCTGCGCCTCGCGGAGGAGGCGGTCGCGCAAGGGAGTCGGTTCGGGGTCGTCCGCCACGGCCAGGCACTATTTGCCGCAGGTCTCGCCGGGCGTTCCTCCGAGCAGTGTCGGGACGCGGCCGCGGCTTTCGCCAGGGCCTCCGCCCCCCACTGGCAGGCGCTGAGCCTGCTCCACGCCGCCGCACTCGCCCCCGCCGGAGACCGCACCGCCTTGAGGGCGCAGGCGCTGCTCGCTCTGCGGGGGCTCACCCCCGAGGGCTGGGAGTTCCTCCTGGCGCGCGTCTTTCCCGGAATCCTCGCCCCCTATCGGGACGATCCGGCGATCCGCGCCCGCGCCGCCCCGCCGGCCCGCCCGAACATGCCGCGGCTGACCGTCCGCTGCCTCGGCCCGTTCACCGTGATCCGCGACGGGATCCCGCTCGGCCAGAACGACTGGCCGCGGGCGGCGCCCCGGAGGCTGCTGCAGTACCTCCTTATTCAGGACAGACCTGTGCACCGTGAGGAAGTGATCGAGCACCTGTGGCCCGGCGCCGACCCGCAGCGCGGGGCCAATCAGCTGCGTGTGGCGCTGGCCCATCTGCGCCGCGTCCTCGAGCCGGACCGGCCCGCCCGAGCACCGTCCCGGCTGGTGCTCAGTTCGGCATCGACGCTGGCGGTGGCGCGGGACCGCCTCGATGTCGACCTCGATCGATTCCGCGCGGCCATCGCCAAGGGCGCCTCCGGCGCGGGGCCGGAACGGACCCGCGCGCTCATTGAGGCGGTCAGCCTCTACAGGGGACCGCTGTTCGCCGACGATCCGTACGAGGAGTGGGCCCACGTCCACCGCGAGCGGTTGGTCCGACAGTTCCTCGAGGCGCTGAGGCTGCTCGCCGAAGAAGAGGAACAGATGGGACGCCACGAAGACGCCCTCACCCGGTGGCGGGCGGCCGTCGAAGCCGACCCGTACGCCGAGCAGGCGTACCGCGGCATGATGCGCTGCTCCCTGGCGCTCGGCCGCAGTGCGGATGCGCTGCGGGCGTTCGCGGCCTGCACGCAGGCCCTCGCCGGCATCGACGCCGCCCCCTCCTCCGAGACCCTGGCTCTGCGCGACCTCGTTCCGGTTCCGCCCACCCGTTAA